Proteins encoded in a region of the Haloarcula sp. CBA1129 genome:
- a CDS encoding site-2 protease family protein — MAGRRQRTAGGRTVGGLSFSQRELRDLLVAWLALGLAFTFFLERQFRRIVFGQFGGLSGAEIASTFAVSLLTVGVGFLLHELAHKVVAVRFGQIAAFKADYRMLGFAVLGGLVGFLFAAPGAVVHRGRLTAKQHGLIAVAGPVTNLALAVVFLVPFVAALLSGAGGFLWEVARMGLQINLLLAGFNMLPFGPLDGRTVREWSTPVFLAVAVPSILLGVGALFVL; from the coding sequence ATGGCGGGTCGACGACAGCGAACCGCTGGAGGCCGGACCGTCGGCGGTCTCAGCTTCAGTCAGCGCGAACTCAGAGATCTCCTTGTCGCTTGGCTCGCGCTCGGGCTGGCGTTTACGTTCTTCCTCGAACGACAGTTCCGCCGCATCGTCTTCGGCCAGTTCGGTGGGCTGTCGGGAGCCGAAATCGCTAGCACGTTTGCCGTCAGCCTGCTGACTGTCGGCGTCGGCTTCCTGTTGCACGAGCTGGCCCACAAGGTCGTCGCCGTCCGCTTCGGCCAGATCGCCGCGTTCAAGGCCGATTACCGGATGCTCGGGTTCGCAGTTCTGGGTGGCCTCGTCGGCTTCCTGTTTGCCGCGCCGGGCGCAGTCGTCCACCGCGGCCGTCTCACGGCGAAGCAACACGGCCTCATCGCCGTCGCGGGGCCGGTGACGAACCTCGCACTCGCCGTTGTGTTTCTCGTTCCGTTCGTCGCGGCGCTGCTGTCGGGTGCGGGCGGCTTCCTCTGGGAGGTCGCCCGGATGGGCCTGCAGATCAATCTCCTGTTGGCCGGCTTCAACATGCTGCCCTTCGGTCCGCTCGACGGCCGAACGGTTCGAGAATGGAGTACGCCAGTGTTTCTTGCCGTCGCGGTTCCGTCGATTCTGCTCGGGGTCGGCGCGCTGTTCGTTCTCTGA
- a CDS encoding oligosaccharyl transferase, archaeosortase A system-associated — MSQSRGYLDDNPELESALEWAERWYHVPVLLVLLGFMLWNRVRSWQNFIVDGEVLFSGNDAWYHYRSTQYVVQNWPSTMPFDPWTYFPYGTTNGQFGTLFDQIIATAALIVGLGSPSDQTVAMTVLFAPAVFGTVVAIPTYFVGKRLGGRIGGVTAVTVLAFSTGGLLQRSRVGFSDHHVAEALFQVLGVLGVMVAVSVAARDKPIYEQFVERDISALRDTISWSVLAGVAIALYLWTWAPGVLLLGILGAFFLLRLCLEYVHDSSPEHTAIAGAITMMTAAVLSASRVNVLDITATEQSLLQPGLALAVGLGCVFMAWLARFMEQREYGRYVYPAVVFAILALGAILMAVLTPDLWSFFTNNVMRVIGLTTSETANTVGEASPLRNAGVLFDQHGFAVIVAGIGGLILLGKQFLSDDAPAEELLIVVWALFILLATFTQRRFAYYLVAPIAVLSGMVVGRFIVWFDFSADDGIEYYQVLTIFTVLLVIVVPLFAFGTTPVEAGSTGPGPGIQGWDESLQWMESNTPAEGAYGSGGEATLDYYGTYEEQEDFDYHDGQYGVLSWWDYGHWITTRAERVPNANPFQQGTETVAPFLIAQNETQANEILDNTDEDDAKTRYVAVDWKMAETNGNLGGKFFAPSAFVDGVQTSDFYSRLYIQSQGGVRQVTFQQQAYYETMVTRLYRFHGSAAAPQPIVVDWENKQTQQGAQYRGAPTNEQEPEGQQQGQVIRQFQSVEQARQYVEQDATSQLGGYGDAPTERVPAMEHYRLVGSSETEAFPNSPQYQHSAWTKIFERVPGATIEGTGPANTTVRTAVEMRNPATNKTFIYRQRTQTDQNGNFEMTVPYSTTGYGEWGTDEGYTNVSVRAETQYQFTAVGTNNGSQTGFAGTTEVTEGQVIGEDDSAATVELEPISIQQGSETSGESRAPVTEDTAEAGV; from the coding sequence ATGAGTCAATCACGGGGCTATCTTGACGACAACCCCGAACTCGAGTCCGCCCTAGAGTGGGCCGAGCGCTGGTACCACGTTCCGGTCCTCCTGGTACTGCTCGGGTTCATGCTGTGGAATCGCGTCCGGAGTTGGCAGAACTTCATTGTTGACGGTGAAGTCCTCTTCAGCGGGAACGACGCTTGGTATCACTACCGTTCAACCCAGTACGTGGTCCAGAACTGGCCCTCGACGATGCCGTTCGACCCGTGGACCTATTTCCCGTACGGGACCACAAATGGGCAGTTCGGGACGCTGTTCGATCAGATCATCGCGACAGCTGCCCTGATTGTCGGTCTGGGTTCCCCTAGCGACCAGACGGTCGCGATGACAGTCCTGTTCGCACCGGCCGTGTTCGGGACGGTCGTTGCGATTCCAACGTACTTCGTTGGCAAGCGACTCGGCGGCCGCATCGGCGGCGTGACCGCGGTGACTGTGCTCGCATTCTCGACTGGTGGACTGTTACAGCGGAGTCGCGTCGGGTTCTCCGACCACCACGTCGCTGAAGCGCTCTTCCAAGTACTTGGGGTCCTCGGTGTCATGGTGGCTGTCAGCGTCGCCGCGCGGGACAAGCCCATCTACGAGCAGTTCGTCGAGCGAGATATCAGTGCATTGCGAGACACTATCAGTTGGTCCGTGCTGGCTGGTGTGGCGATTGCGCTGTATCTCTGGACTTGGGCTCCTGGTGTACTCCTCCTCGGCATACTCGGTGCCTTCTTCCTGCTCCGATTGTGTCTGGAGTACGTTCACGACAGCAGCCCGGAACACACGGCCATCGCGGGCGCAATCACGATGATGACTGCCGCTGTGTTGAGTGCATCTAGAGTTAACGTACTAGATATCACAGCCACCGAGCAATCGCTGCTACAGCCAGGGCTGGCGTTGGCTGTTGGCCTCGGCTGCGTGTTCATGGCATGGCTGGCCCGGTTCATGGAGCAGCGTGAATACGGCCGGTACGTGTATCCGGCGGTCGTGTTTGCGATACTCGCTCTCGGAGCGATTCTAATGGCAGTATTGACCCCCGATCTGTGGAGCTTCTTCACAAACAACGTGATGCGGGTAATCGGTCTCACAACCAGCGAAACGGCCAACACCGTCGGCGAAGCCTCGCCGCTGCGGAACGCTGGCGTCTTGTTTGACCAGCACGGGTTCGCTGTCATCGTCGCAGGAATCGGCGGCCTCATCCTGCTCGGAAAGCAGTTCCTCTCTGACGATGCACCCGCAGAAGAGCTACTCATCGTCGTTTGGGCACTGTTCATCCTGTTGGCTACGTTCACCCAGCGGCGGTTCGCGTACTATCTCGTCGCGCCGATTGCAGTGCTGTCAGGGATGGTCGTCGGTCGATTTATCGTCTGGTTCGATTTCAGCGCCGACGATGGGATCGAATACTATCAGGTTCTAACTATCTTCACGGTACTTCTTGTCATTGTTGTCCCGCTGTTCGCCTTCGGTACAACGCCAGTTGAGGCCGGCTCAACCGGTCCCGGGCCGGGTATCCAGGGTTGGGATGAGAGCCTGCAGTGGATGGAATCGAACACACCCGCCGAAGGGGCCTACGGCTCTGGCGGCGAGGCGACGCTTGATTACTATGGTACCTATGAGGAACAAGAGGACTTCGACTACCATGATGGACAGTACGGTGTTTTGTCGTGGTGGGACTACGGACACTGGATTACAACTAGAGCCGAGCGTGTTCCGAACGCCAACCCGTTCCAACAGGGCACCGAAACGGTTGCACCGTTCCTGATCGCACAGAACGAAACGCAGGCGAACGAGATCCTCGACAACACAGACGAGGATGACGCGAAGACGCGGTACGTGGCTGTCGACTGGAAGATGGCCGAGACCAACGGAAATCTCGGTGGCAAGTTCTTCGCCCCGTCAGCCTTCGTCGACGGGGTGCAGACCAGTGATTTCTACAGTCGGCTGTACATCCAGTCTCAAGGCGGTGTCCGTCAGGTGACGTTCCAGCAACAGGCCTACTACGAGACGATGGTCACCCGGCTGTACCGGTTCCACGGCAGCGCTGCGGCGCCGCAACCGATTGTCGTCGACTGGGAGAACAAGCAGACACAACAGGGCGCGCAGTACCGCGGTGCGCCGACGAACGAACAGGAGCCGGAGGGCCAACAGCAGGGACAGGTCATCCGCCAGTTCCAGAGCGTAGAGCAGGCCCGCCAGTACGTCGAGCAGGACGCGACCTCGCAACTCGGTGGCTACGGTGATGCTCCCACCGAGCGGGTTCCGGCGATGGAACACTACCGTCTGGTCGGTTCCAGTGAGACCGAGGCGTTCCCGAACAGCCCACAATACCAGCATTCCGCCTGGACGAAGATATTCGAGCGCGTTCCCGGTGCGACGATTGAAGGGACTGGACCGGCGAACACGACAGTCCGGACCGCCGTGGAGATGCGCAACCCGGCCACGAACAAGACGTTCATCTACCGCCAACGGACCCAGACCGATCAGAACGGGAACTTCGAGATGACCGTTCCCTACTCAACCACGGGGTACGGCGAGTGGGGCACCGACGAGGGCTACACGAACGTGAGTGTCCGTGCTGAGACCCAGTACCAGTTCACTGCGGTCGGAACGAACAACGGGAGCCAGACCGGCTTTGCTGGTACGACTGAGGTCACCGAGGGACAGGTTATCGGTGAGGACGACTCCGCCGCAACCGTCGAACTGGAACCGATATCAATCCAGCAGGGGAGTGAAACTAGCGGTGAATCACGCGCCCCGGTGACCGAAGACACGGCTGAAGCAGGAGTATAG
- a CDS encoding acyl-CoA thioesterase: MPTVLETYIENRWMVQPNHSNHLGSTHGGNVLKWMDELGAMSAMRFAGETCVTARMDQVNFKRPIPVGDTALIEAFVYDTGETSVKVRLRVARENLRTGDTESTAESYSVYVAVDEDRNPVPVPDVTTETDRGERLRQRALDGEANR, from the coding sequence ATGCCAACGGTACTGGAAACCTATATCGAGAACCGCTGGATGGTCCAGCCCAATCACTCGAACCATCTGGGTTCGACCCATGGAGGGAACGTACTGAAGTGGATGGACGAACTCGGAGCGATGTCAGCGATGCGCTTTGCCGGCGAGACCTGCGTCACCGCACGGATGGATCAGGTGAATTTCAAGCGGCCGATCCCTGTCGGTGACACGGCTCTCATTGAGGCGTTCGTCTACGACACTGGCGAAACGAGCGTTAAAGTTCGGCTCCGAGTGGCCCGAGAGAACCTCAGAACCGGCGACACTGAGTCGACAGCAGAGTCGTACTCGGTGTACGTCGCGGTCGACGAGGACAGGAACCCGGTTCCCGTTCCCGACGTGACGACCGAGACTGACCGCGGTGAACGACTGCGACAGCGCGCTCTCGACGGGGAAGCGAACCGCTGA
- a CDS encoding DUF555 domain-containing protein, whose product MNYLVAMEAAWLVRDVDDIDDAIGVAVSEAGKRLNEAEMDYVEVEVGATGCPACGEPFDSAFIAADTALVGLVLEMDVFNAESPEHAQRIAKSEIGGALRDVPLKVVEVFETEADEDEAEAEA is encoded by the coding sequence ATGAACTACCTCGTGGCGATGGAAGCAGCCTGGCTGGTTCGTGACGTAGACGACATCGACGACGCTATCGGTGTAGCAGTGAGCGAAGCAGGGAAGCGCCTCAACGAGGCCGAGATGGACTACGTCGAGGTCGAGGTCGGCGCGACCGGCTGTCCGGCCTGTGGCGAACCGTTCGACTCGGCGTTTATTGCGGCCGATACGGCGCTCGTCGGTCTGGTGCTTGAGATGGACGTGTTCAACGCCGAATCCCCCGAGCACGCCCAGCGGATCGCCAAGAGCGAGATCGGCGGCGCACTCCGGGACGTTCCGCTGAAAGTCGTCGAGGTGTTCGAGACCGAAGCCGACGAGGACGAAGCCGAAGCCGAGGCATAA
- the aglG gene encoding glucosyl-dolichyl phosphate glucuronosyltransferase, producing MRVSVVLCTHTMERYDDCRAAAESVLAQTYDDVELVLVSDGNRDVYEQYNSDFGDREAVLTHCNDENVGLLESRNNGAEVATGDVVAFIDDDAIADEGWVEALVAAYEQHDALAAGGRMTPAWVAGKPSFLPAEFYWLIGVTHRGFGPNGDPDEPGVVRNTFGSNISFDRNVFLELGGFDDDIGGRQGDKNLQGGETELCARLRSEYDEGVYYTPDALVAHKIFHYRTDPGWLIDRAFWQGYSKRGMEVFVPESTGAESDFLGDLLFQFAPKRIGRVTRSPSVGGVLQLVFLFVLTAFVGFGYLYGMTVWG from the coding sequence ATGCGAGTCTCGGTCGTGCTCTGTACGCACACGATGGAGCGATACGATGACTGTCGAGCGGCGGCCGAGAGCGTCTTAGCCCAGACCTACGACGACGTGGAACTCGTATTGGTCTCGGATGGTAACCGGGACGTGTACGAACAGTACAACTCCGACTTCGGCGACCGGGAAGCGGTCCTGACGCACTGTAACGACGAGAACGTCGGGCTGCTGGAGAGTCGGAACAACGGGGCCGAAGTAGCGACCGGGGACGTCGTCGCGTTCATCGATGACGACGCTATCGCCGACGAGGGGTGGGTCGAGGCGTTAGTCGCTGCCTACGAACAACACGACGCGCTCGCGGCTGGCGGCCGCATGACCCCGGCGTGGGTCGCCGGCAAGCCCAGTTTTCTGCCAGCGGAGTTCTACTGGCTCATCGGTGTCACACACCGCGGGTTCGGACCGAACGGCGACCCCGACGAACCCGGCGTCGTCCGCAACACGTTCGGCTCGAACATCTCTTTCGACCGGAACGTGTTTCTCGAACTGGGTGGCTTTGACGACGATATCGGCGGTCGGCAGGGCGACAAGAACCTTCAGGGCGGCGAGACGGAACTCTGTGCACGCCTGCGAAGTGAGTACGATGAGGGCGTGTACTACACCCCGGACGCCCTCGTCGCCCACAAGATATTCCACTACCGGACCGACCCCGGCTGGCTCATCGACCGCGCGTTCTGGCAGGGGTACTCCAAGCGCGGGATGGAAGTGTTCGTTCCTGAATCGACAGGTGCAGAATCGGATTTCCTCGGCGACCTCCTGTTTCAGTTTGCCCCCAAAAGGATCGGGCGTGTCACCCGCTCGCCGTCGGTCGGCGGCGTGCTACAGCTCGTGTTCCTGTTTGTGCTGACCGCCTTCGTCGGGTTTGGGTACCTCTATGGGATGACGGTCTGGGGGTAA
- a CDS encoding glycosyltransferase family 4 protein has protein sequence MTEPKRREEADVDAQGTDLPSVCVVTHPLAAAGENATRSLLDILSAVTSVALVTADLPADSEIRDRHELVELTQKGAGDSVVTAAFRFLLNQLRMCRVIADRDEDVVLFFGATSYLLPIIAARLLGKTVLVEPRGDVPLTLRLNWEQQLPDWVAAGLAGAVRRLERAGFATAHGVITYTPEMARQLDLYPESPTVYPTGARYVRTDEFCVQRPYTDRGRVVGFLGRLDEEKGVRELAAVAKQLPDDITFRFVGDGDLREWLERELAKEIEAGRVELTGWVDHHKVPRALNDLDLLILPSQPTEGLPTTILEALACGTPVYASPVSGVPDVVRDGETGFTIDSREPTALAAGIKRILNRDDLAAISENGRTLIECEYSFDAACERYRSILRSVTGYSS, from the coding sequence ATGACGGAACCAAAACGTCGCGAAGAGGCTGACGTGGATGCACAGGGAACGGACCTTCCGAGCGTCTGTGTCGTGACCCATCCGCTTGCCGCCGCCGGTGAGAACGCCACGCGGAGTCTACTGGATATCCTATCGGCTGTGACATCGGTCGCGCTCGTGACGGCTGACCTGCCGGCTGACTCCGAGATTCGTGACCGGCACGAACTCGTCGAACTCACACAGAAAGGCGCGGGTGACTCCGTCGTCACCGCCGCGTTCCGGTTCCTGCTGAACCAACTTCGGATGTGCCGCGTCATCGCCGACCGCGACGAAGACGTAGTGCTGTTTTTCGGCGCAACATCGTACCTATTACCTATTATCGCCGCTCGGCTGCTCGGTAAAACAGTTCTTGTCGAACCCCGCGGCGACGTACCGCTGACACTCCGGCTGAACTGGGAACAGCAGTTGCCAGACTGGGTGGCTGCCGGACTGGCCGGCGCCGTCCGGAGACTTGAGCGAGCTGGCTTCGCCACAGCCCACGGCGTCATCACCTACACACCGGAGATGGCTCGCCAGCTGGACCTGTATCCGGAATCCCCTACTGTGTATCCAACGGGCGCGCGATACGTCCGGACGGACGAATTTTGCGTCCAGCGACCCTACACTGACCGTGGCCGCGTTGTCGGATTCCTCGGGCGACTCGACGAAGAGAAGGGCGTGCGAGAGCTGGCAGCAGTTGCCAAGCAGCTTCCCGACGACATCACCTTCCGGTTTGTCGGGGACGGTGACCTCCGAGAGTGGCTGGAACGGGAACTCGCCAAAGAGATCGAGGCTGGCCGGGTGGAACTGACCGGTTGGGTCGACCACCACAAGGTTCCTCGCGCCCTGAACGACCTTGACCTCCTGATCCTGCCCTCTCAGCCGACCGAAGGACTCCCGACGACTATTCTGGAGGCGCTGGCTTGCGGAACGCCGGTATACGCCAGCCCGGTCTCGGGTGTCCCGGACGTGGTCAGGGACGGAGAGACCGGCTTCACCATCGACTCGCGCGAGCCCACAGCACTGGCGGCGGGTATCAAGAGGATCCTCAACAGAGACGATCTGGCAGCAATCAGCGAGAACGGACGTACCCTGATCGAATGCGAGTACAGTTTCGACGCGGCCTGTGAGCGATACCGCAGTATCCTTCGTTCCGTCACTGGCTACTCGTCGTAA
- the purM gene encoding phosphoribosylformylglycinamidine cyclo-ligase translates to MTDSESESGDDSEEGLTYAETGVDIDASEAATKALIGAAGEFEGDYAGLVDIGDQYLALATDGVGTKLLVAEAVDDYSTIGIDCIAMNANDLIATGVEPVAFVDYLAVETPDEETSEDIGAGLRTGAERAGVALVGGETAVMPDVIKGLDIAGTCAGLAPKDAVFPGEAEAGDAIVGWPSSGIHSNGLTLAREAVTQNHEYTDPFPPNPDRTIAEELLTPTRIYSEVLEPLRASETHAAAHVTGGGWTNLTRMGSYRYEITDPFEAQPVFEFVQQEGDVADEEMHRTFNMGTGFVAAVPQADADRIVADSEDARVVGEVAAGDEAVAIRDLELTE, encoded by the coding sequence ATGACCGACAGTGAGTCCGAGTCTGGGGACGATAGCGAGGAGGGACTGACCTACGCGGAAACCGGTGTAGACATCGACGCCAGCGAAGCGGCGACAAAGGCGCTCATCGGCGCGGCCGGCGAATTCGAGGGCGATTACGCGGGTCTGGTCGACATCGGCGACCAGTACCTCGCGCTTGCAACGGACGGCGTCGGCACCAAGCTCCTCGTCGCCGAGGCCGTCGACGACTATTCGACCATCGGCATCGACTGCATCGCGATGAACGCCAACGACCTCATCGCGACCGGTGTCGAACCGGTGGCCTTTGTCGACTACCTCGCGGTCGAGACGCCGGACGAGGAGACGAGCGAGGACATTGGCGCGGGACTTCGGACGGGGGCCGAGCGGGCCGGCGTGGCGCTCGTGGGCGGCGAAACCGCCGTGATGCCGGACGTTATCAAGGGGCTAGACATCGCCGGCACCTGCGCCGGACTGGCACCGAAAGACGCTGTCTTCCCCGGCGAGGCCGAGGCCGGCGACGCGATTGTCGGCTGGCCCTCGTCCGGGATTCACTCCAACGGCCTCACGCTCGCACGCGAGGCGGTTACACAGAACCACGAGTACACCGACCCGTTCCCGCCGAATCCCGACAGGACCATCGCGGAGGAGCTGCTGACGCCGACGCGAATCTACAGCGAGGTACTGGAGCCACTCCGGGCCAGTGAGACGCACGCGGCGGCCCACGTCACCGGCGGCGGCTGGACCAACCTCACGCGGATGGGGAGCTACCGGTACGAGATTACGGACCCGTTCGAGGCCCAGCCCGTCTTCGAGTTCGTCCAGCAGGAAGGCGACGTAGCCGACGAGGAGATGCACCGGACGTTCAACATGGGCACTGGGTTCGTCGCAGCAGTGCCACAGGCTGATGCTGACAGGATCGTTGCTGACAGCGAGGACGCTCGTGTGGTCGGCGAAGTAGCTGCCGGGGACGAGGCGGTCGCGATTCGCGACCTCGAACTCACCGAGTAA
- a CDS encoding PadR family transcriptional regulator: MYDLTGFQRDLLYVIAGLDEPHGLAIKEELENYYESEVNHGRLYPNLDTLVEKALIEKGERDRRTNFYTLTKRGQRELDARKEWEAQYVSA, from the coding sequence ATGTATGACCTGACTGGATTCCAGCGGGACCTGCTGTACGTCATTGCAGGCCTTGACGAGCCCCACGGGTTAGCAATCAAGGAAGAACTCGAAAACTACTACGAGAGCGAGGTCAACCACGGCCGACTGTATCCGAATCTTGACACGCTCGTAGAAAAGGCACTCATCGAGAAGGGCGAACGCGACCGCCGAACGAACTTTTACACGCTGACCAAGCGCGGTCAGCGCGAACTCGACGCCCGGAAAGAGTGGGAAGCGCAGTACGTTTCGGCATAG
- a CDS encoding CBS domain-containing protein, with amino-acid sequence MDLPTPQDLRERRNELGLTQSELAERADVSQPLIARIEGGDVDPRLSTLRRIVTALEEAEGGIIKARDLMNSPVVGVAPDDSVHQTKDLMDEKGYSQVPVIRDGAPQGLIGNSDIRQRSEENVGELPVAEVMNESIATVEPDAPIDEVDAYLNHNAAVMVVEDGETIGVITEADIARTVS; translated from the coding sequence ATGGACTTACCGACGCCGCAGGATCTTCGGGAGCGCCGCAACGAACTCGGCTTGACCCAGAGTGAACTGGCGGAGCGGGCAGATGTCTCTCAGCCCCTTATCGCTCGTATCGAAGGTGGCGACGTGGACCCACGGCTGTCGACGCTCCGCCGAATCGTGACCGCCCTCGAAGAAGCCGAAGGTGGCATCATCAAGGCCCGCGATCTGATGAATTCGCCCGTTGTTGGCGTCGCACCTGACGACTCTGTCCACCAGACGAAGGACCTGATGGACGAGAAGGGGTACTCGCAGGTCCCCGTCATCCGGGACGGGGCACCACAAGGACTTATCGGCAACTCTGATATCCGTCAGCGCTCCGAAGAGAATGTCGGCGAACTCCCCGTTGCCGAGGTGATGAACGAATCGATTGCGACCGTCGAGCCCGACGCCCCCATCGACGAAGTCGATGCGTATCTGAACCACAATGCTGCCGTAATGGTTGTCGAAGACGGGGAAACTATCGGTGTCATAACGGAAGCGGATATCGCGCGTACGGTCAGCTAA
- a CDS encoding TraB/GumN family protein, with protein MTEHAESAADEFPEPSGAGRVDVVGTAHVSEHSVKEVESAIEESEPDVVAVELDEGRYRQIKGETPDDLDASDLLRGNTVFQFLAYWMLSYIQTRLGDRFDIEPGADMKAGIDTAERLGIGVALVDRDIQTTVQRFWARLTAVEKLKLVGSLAAEMGPPLTVGLTVGAVFGGLFAVVAGAFGGPFIVPSGALSALPGGFGGAVEGLLDTLLLICVVAAGIGIPIAALLVRFRGEADVEEFDMEKLTDTDVVSAMMEEFRQFSPGGAEALIDERDAFIAHRLIALREAGYHVLAVVGAGHREGIERYLDNPETLPPMESLTGTEGGRRFSLYKLVGYGFGVVFLVFFGLLILGGASQAVLLKLFVALVVVNAVLAGGLAKVAGAHWSSAAAAGAFGWLTSLFPLLAAGWFAGYVELRYISVNISDIATLNEILNDQESPILDLISRMRGVPLFRLILVVALTNVGSAIASYVVFPVLIPYISSDIGGMQGVSKLLWQGVREGTQILLGVL; from the coding sequence ATGACCGAACACGCGGAGTCGGCGGCAGACGAGTTCCCAGAACCGTCAGGGGCGGGACGCGTCGATGTCGTCGGAACCGCCCACGTTTCCGAGCACAGCGTCAAGGAAGTGGAATCGGCGATTGAAGAATCCGAGCCCGATGTCGTCGCCGTCGAACTCGACGAGGGCCGGTATCGCCAGATCAAGGGCGAAACGCCTGACGACCTCGATGCAAGCGACCTCCTTCGCGGGAACACCGTCTTTCAGTTCCTCGCGTACTGGATGCTGTCGTACATCCAGACTAGACTGGGCGACCGGTTCGACATCGAACCGGGTGCAGACATGAAAGCGGGAATCGACACCGCCGAACGCCTCGGCATCGGCGTCGCGCTCGTCGACCGGGATATCCAGACGACCGTCCAACGGTTCTGGGCGCGACTGACGGCCGTCGAGAAACTCAAACTCGTCGGCAGCCTCGCGGCCGAGATGGGGCCGCCGTTGACGGTCGGGCTGACCGTCGGTGCTGTTTTCGGCGGCCTGTTTGCGGTCGTTGCTGGGGCCTTCGGTGGCCCGTTCATCGTCCCAAGTGGGGCTCTTTCTGCCTTGCCCGGGGGTTTCGGTGGCGCGGTCGAGGGTCTGCTCGATACGCTGTTGCTCATCTGTGTTGTCGCGGCCGGTATCGGGATTCCCATCGCCGCACTGCTGGTCCGGTTCCGCGGCGAGGCCGACGTTGAGGAGTTCGACATGGAGAAACTGACTGATACCGACGTGGTCAGTGCAATGATGGAGGAGTTCCGTCAGTTCTCCCCCGGCGGCGCGGAGGCACTCATTGACGAACGCGATGCGTTCATCGCACACCGACTTATCGCTCTCCGTGAGGCCGGCTATCACGTCCTCGCTGTCGTCGGGGCTGGCCATCGTGAAGGTATCGAGCGCTATCTCGACAATCCAGAGACGCTCCCGCCGATGGAGTCGCTCACCGGAACCGAGGGTGGTCGTCGGTTTTCACTGTACAAACTCGTCGGCTACGGGTTCGGTGTCGTCTTCCTCGTCTTCTTCGGCCTGCTCATCCTCGGTGGCGCGAGTCAGGCGGTGCTGTTGAAGCTGTTCGTCGCGCTGGTCGTGGTCAACGCCGTGCTGGCCGGCGGGCTGGCAAAAGTGGCCGGCGCACACTGGTCGAGTGCCGCCGCAGCCGGCGCGTTTGGCTGGCTGACGAGCCTGTTTCCGCTGCTTGCGGCCGGCTGGTTCGCCGGCTACGTCGAACTGCGGTACATCTCCGTCAACATCAGCGATATCGCGACGCTCAACGAGATACTCAACGATCAGGAGTCGCCGATACTGGACCTCATCAGCCGGATGCGTGGTGTGCCACTGTTTCGGCTGATCCTCGTTGTCGCGCTCACGAACGTCGGCAGCGCAATCGCCTCCTACGTCGTCTTCCCGGTGTTGATCCCGTACATCTCGTCGGATATTGGCGGGATGCAAGGCGTCTCGAAACTCCTCTGGCAGGGCGTCCGCGAAGGGACGCAGATACTTCTGGGGGTCCTCTGA
- a CDS encoding HEWD family protein — MAEIVTPRKRECERCGRVDEWDPEQHSWRIVSDDGTKQSGDPHCLHEWDINGTFNPLAE, encoded by the coding sequence ATGGCTGAAATCGTCACCCCACGCAAACGCGAGTGCGAGCGCTGTGGGCGGGTCGACGAGTGGGACCCAGAACAACACAGTTGGCGTATCGTCTCCGACGACGGCACCAAGCAGTCCGGTGACCCACACTGTCTCCATGAGTGGGACATCAACGGCACGTTCAATCCGCTCGCCGAGTGA